One stretch of Mastomys coucha isolate ucsf_1 unplaced genomic scaffold, UCSF_Mcou_1 pScaffold12, whole genome shotgun sequence DNA includes these proteins:
- the Hes1 gene encoding transcription factor HES-1, which translates to MPADIMEKNSSSPVAATPASVNTTPDKPKTASEHRKSSKPIMEKRRRARINESLSQLKTLILDALKKDSSRHSKLEKADILEMTVKHLRNLQRAQMTAALSTDPSVLGKYRAGFSECMNEVTRFLSTCEGVNTEVRTRLLGHLANCMTQINAMTYPGQAHPALQAPPPPPPSGPGGPQHAPFAPPPPLVPIPGGAAPPPGSAPCKLASQAGEAAKVFGGFQVVPAPDGQFAFLIPNGAFAHSGPVIPVYTSNSGTSVGPNAVSPSSGSSLTADSMWRPWRN; encoded by the exons TGATATAATGGAGAAAAATTCCTCCTCCCCGGTGGCTGCTACCCCAGCCAGTGTCAACACGACACCGGACAAACCAAAGACGGCCTCTGAGCACAGAAAG TCATCAAAGCCTATCATGGAGAAGAGGCGAAGGGCAAGAATAAATGAAAGTCTGAGCCAGCTGAAAACACTGATTTTGGATGCACTTAAGAAAGAC AGCTCCCGGCATTCCAAGCTAGAGAAGGCAGACATTCTGGAAATGACAGTGAAGCACCTCCGGAACCTGCAGCGGGCGCAGATGACCG CCGCGCTCAGCACGGACCCGAGCGTGTTGGGGAAGTACCGCGCCGGCTTCAGCGAGTGCATGAACGAGGTGACCCGCTTCCTGTCCACGTGTGAGGGCGTTAACACCGAGGTGCGCACTCGGCTGCTGGGCCACCTGGCCAACTGCATGACCCAGATCAACGCCATGACCTACCCCGGGCAGGCGCACCCCGCCTTGcaggcgccgccgccgccgcccccgtCAGGACCAGGCGGTCCCCAGCACGCGCCAttcgcgccgccgccgccgcttgTTCCCATCCCCGGGGGCGCGGCGCCCCCTCCCGGCAGTGCACCCTGCAAGTTGGCCAGCCAGGCTGGAGAGGCTGCCAAGGTTTTTGGCGGCTTCCAAGTGGTGCCGGCTCCTGACGGCCAATTTGCCTTCCTCATCCCCAACGGGGCCTTCGCCCACAGCGGCCCGGTCATCCCGGTCTACACCAGCAACAGTGGGACCTCGGTGGGTCCTAACGCCGTGTCGCCTTCTAGCGGCTCCTCGCTCACTGCGGACTCCATGTGGAGGCCGTGGCGGAACTGA